A single genomic interval of Leishmania panamensis strain MHOM/PA/94/PSC-1 chromosome 25 sequence harbors:
- a CDS encoding hypothetical protein (TriTrypDB/GeneDB-style sysID: LpmP.25.2000), whose amino-acid sequence MESAFSLVPRKPAAASGLEKPSSSGRWAKSKRLQSTNSSPKAALSGAVGRHGTPTDGVHGRSSLCLAQAGRTRREEITTGLRASQEGTADAAARPEKRNAAKTKAADDAKAFIVVVGSERDSVPFRLCCEALTEGCVQAYVHLFDLAHRDPVCVDTLSRKFFSVPDDRLAWVQQQLSAVEVLRRQSEFEHVLSHCQQLANYFEGEGDYAEAAWHYETALHQMRESLDHTLEQRAREAYATFQERQGHLGEAAVLYEAMYRLAVALRDEATLQAASRCLVRVHQALGDAVKFSNPAAAARHYTKAAEAAERIKNGLDEGAAYSALGDVSEARGDLPLALKYQRSYRTVAQQNDLKPQECHATLRVADLEERLGLKLEASTTLQEALQLAKELGAPRQLCIATMQLGEAYRIRDQEDQALQCFEESFAAAMEAGDQELIDTVRIAMGFARGDYYLTHAYGGEGYLHLVYTDIRAQLAWMSGGTL is encoded by the coding sequence ATGGAGtctgccttctccctcgTGCCGCGGAAGCCTGCGGCGGCGAGTGGCCTCGAaaagccaagcagcagcggtcgtTGGGCAAAGTCGAAACGCCTGCAGTCCACCAACTCCTCTCCCAAGGCCGCGCTGTCTGGTGCGGTGGGACGTCACGGCACCCCCACCGACGGCGTGCACGGGCGGTCTAGTCTGTGTCTCGCTCAGGCCGGCAGGACGAGGCGGGAGGAAATTACCACGGGGCTCCGTGCCTCGCAGGAGGGCACCGCCGATGCGGCCGCCCGCCCAGAAAAACGCAACGCTGCCAAGACGAAGGCCGCGGATGACGCCAAAGCCTTCATCGTCGTTGTCGGCTCCGAGCGGGACTCGGTGCCTTTCCGTCTTTGTTGTGAGGCCCTGACGGAGGGGTGCGTGCAGGCGTATGTGCATCTCTTTGACTTAGCCCACCGCGACCCCGTCTGCGTCGACACGCTGTCGCGAAAGTTCTTCAGCGTGCCAGACGACCGCCTTGCgtgggtgcagcagcagctgtccGCTGTGGAAGTCCTTCGCCGGCAGAGCGAGTTTGAGCATGTGCTTTCCCATTGCCAGCAGCTGGCCAACTACTTTGAGGGCGAAGGGGACTACGCCGAGGCTGCGTGGCACTACgagacggcgctgcatcAAATGAGGGAGTCACTCGATCATACCCTCGAGCAGCGCGCCCGCGAAGCGTACGCCACATTTCAGGAGCGGCAGGGGCATTtgggggaggcagcggtgctctaCGAAGCCATGTACCGCCTTGCCGTCGCCCTCCGTGACGAAGCAACACTCCAGGCGGCAAGTCGTTGCCTCGTGCGAGTTCATCAAGCCCTCGGCGACGCCGTAAAGTTCAGCAatcctgccgctgcggcgcggcacTACACCAAGGCTGCCGAAGCTGCGGAGCGCATTAAGAACGGCCTTGACGAGGGTGCCGCCTACTCGGCCCTCGGCGACGTGAGTGAGGCGCGTGGGGACCTGCCGCTGGCACTCAAGTACCAGCGCAGCTACCGCActgtggcgcagcagaaTGACCTAAAGCCGCAAGAGTGTCACGCGACGCTGCGCGTGGCCGACCTGGAAGAGCGGCTAGGGCTCAAGCTAGAGGCATCCACCACTCTGCAAGAGGCGCTGCAATTGGCGAAGGAACTTGGGGCTCCACGGCAGCTCTGCATCGCCACCATGCAGCTGGGCGAGGCGTACCGCATCCGTGACCAGGAGGaccaggcgctgcagtgctttGAGGAAAGCTTTGCTGCGGCAATGGAAGCAGGAGATCAGGAGCTCATCGATACCGTCCGCATCGCCATGGGCTTCGCCCGCGGCGACTACTACCTCACCCATGCTTACGGTGGAGAGGGGTACCTGCACCTCGTCTACACTGATATtcgcgcgcagctggcgtGGATGAGCGGCGGCACGCTGTGA
- a CDS encoding acylphosphatase, putative (TriTrypDB/GeneDB-style sysID: LpmP.25.2040) → MMYTCGGGGGVSVRNTGMQQQCKTWGRGAPQPFTLPSPVQVLRQLVLLPSSLSLSRHSVRSPLEKHAHGYMHTGDDIASAVTDTMEASRYIHTYRILVSGRVQGVFYRKYTALKAAELGVTGFVRNLPDGRVEILAEGTKTQVGALEAWCHRGSPKAQVTAVDVEDCTQLAPQSDGAGVTATPPLDRKMSNFVVSR, encoded by the coding sequence ATGATGTACacgtgtggggggggggggggcgtgtcAGTGAGAAATACAgggatgcagcagcagtgcaagACATGGGGAAGAGGCGCCCCTCAACCCTTCACCTTGCCCTCCCCAGTTCAAGTTTTGCGCCAGTTAGTTCtacttccctcctctctctctctctctcgtcacaGCGTTCGATCCCCACTAGAAAAGCACGCGCACGGATACATGCACACAGGAGACGACATTGCGTCCGCCGTAACCGACACCATGGAGGCATCACGCTACATCCACACATATCGCATTCTCGTGAGCGGCCGTGTGCAGGGTGTCTTCTACCGCAAGTACACAGCGCTGAAAGCAGCGGAGCTAGGCGTGACAGGCTTTGTGCGCAACTTGCCAGACGGCCGGGTCGAGATCCTGGCGGAGGGAACGAAGACCCAGGTCGGTGCGCTAGAGGCGTGGTGCCACAGAGGGTCACCAAAGGCGCAGGTGACCGCCGTGGACGTGGAGGATTGCACACAGCTTGCACCTCAGAGCGATGGCGCGGGGGTGACGGCTACGCCGCCTCTGGATCGCAAGATGAGCAACTTCGTGGTGAGCCGCtag
- a CDS encoding hypothetical protein (TriTrypDB/GeneDB-style sysID: LpmP.25.1990), which produces MREDKEYACVHQHVDWAKCVAAAEVLSTLPITLVLVLLEHLRSIMTATPNSRAHAVAALKLQRDRSTAYQQWTSLFYRAIIGDITATELQRHIQGIVLPEFQRISTQLRSLQEVLTVSVAETEQQPNGHPSPHLTTNAPTGAADHRRWTSSAPSSSSTAAKATALARWIDRLQDLEREHYTVTLSLANQLVQHCTPNVCVESERKPLAAAEEDISRRTDEATDIKSLFKPDSSDEEQCELVQRHPTHIAHSTTAPSAAAAPAPSLRVHDVERCSLLRLIPPRYHTCLYFVACHGAVDDLGGSPDHSANDSNDDDGEGGNQPCVEAELIALPDKHVSTDEAPIIAHYAPFVVARRCAAWSSAVTAIVHRQESLRATIEELCEELQGEISDDA; this is translated from the coding sequence ATGAGAGAGGATAAGGAATACGCTTGCGTCCACCAACACGTAGACTGGGCTAAGTGtgtggcagccgcagaggTACTATCCACTCTGCCTATCACTTTAGTACTCGTTTTGCTTGAACATCTGAGGTCCATcatgacggcgacgccgaaCAGCAGGGCACATGCCGTTGCAGCCCTCAAGCTGCAGCGGGATCGCAGCACCGCGTACCAGCAATGGACATCACTCTTCTACCGCGCTATCATTGGCGACATCACCGccacggagctgcagcgccataTCCAGGGCATTGTCCTACCAGAGTTTCAGCGTATTagcacgcagctgcggtcgttgcaggaggtgctgacgGTGTCCGTAGCTGagacggagcagcagccgaatGGCCACCCATCCCCCCACTTGACTACTAATGCACCAACGGGGGCAGCAGACCACAGGCGGTGGACGAGCTCGGcaccatcgtcgtcgtccaccGCAGCCAAAGCAACGGCGCTGGCTAGATGGATTGATCGCTTGCAAGACCTGGAGCGTGAGCACTATACTGTGACGCTGAGCTTAGCGAACCAGCTGGTCCAGCATTGCACGCCAAACGTATGCGTCGAGTCGGAGCGAAAGCCgttggcagcagcggaggaagacATATCGAGGCGCACAGACGAGGCGACGGACATCAAGTCCCTCTTTAAAccagacagcagcgacgaggagcaGTGCGAGTTGGTGCAGAGGCACCCAACGCACATTGCACACAGCACTACAGCCCcctccgccgcagccgcccctGCGCCATCACTACGCGTGCACGATGTGGAGCGCTGCTCCCTGCTACGCCTTATTCCACCGCGCTACCACACGTGTCTGTACTTTGTAGCATGCCACGGCGCCGTGGACGACCTCGGCGGCTCCCCCGATCACTCGGCAAATGACAGCAacgacgatgatggcgaAGGAGGAAACCAACCGTGCGTGGAGGCCGAGCTGATCGCGCTACCCGACAAACATGTGAGCACAGACGAGGCACCCATCATCGCCCATTATGCGCCTTTTGTAGTGGCACGCCGATGCGCGGCCTGGTCAAGCGCCGTGACGGCCATCGTGCACCGCCAGGAGTCGCTTCGCGCCACTATCGAGGAGTTGTGCGAAGAGTTGCAGGGTGAAATTAGTGACGATGCGTGA
- a CDS encoding kinesin, putative (TriTrypDB/GeneDB-style sysID: LpmP.25.2030), whose translation MSSSSIKVAVRCRPLFGQERPAGGLDIQNRRILLDSKTYDPDFTFSPASTQEDVFQACRPILQCVKEGMNGTIMVYGQTGTGKTYTMLGREGGEHGLVHMVVANMLEHVQQKTVDGAQCALTLSMIEIYNERLTDMLSPNGEEEVTLISGFPRFTHKATLCRVNDTIETIQRGLSWRHTAATLMNERSSRSHVVFIFDMEEYNAFTEQTDVAHLFMIDLAGSESLKKSQASGVAAGEAGKINKSLLALKSVFLALSNTNEATRPNHVPYRDSKLTEMLQDSIGGTARTLMIACISSVGRDIEETKSTLLYAVKARSIRNAANTEKEKLLVRLRSMEVENQKLRNRLQERVSERGGYYVSKEEHEQTQEVAESYDKLKEAVEQLMQDRQSSDARQHIWESQVKVLQGLLVDKEAELQNFKEVYHEALKRFEYQATILQRMVRGGVAEAKDVVKSSFADNYARLHAWRTELLNALEEPVPTTLPSLPPPLPHACSPQSDAAAGTAVVNEESVQYQKADESASRCALNVVEATTPDRRSCTPPPSQALLSGGTQSLSQPTGSRGIAGLVPSGSPSRTAVAAAAVSQPGRTMVATAPYSARCSTALPLQRGSATSGALSASVSPTRRAGRPRGGGGGIATNSGPRRCFAGNNSATSALRGSGAPPMTLLPATAITEVLTQDGSEEYRVSTMTTNVVAAPAPLPVSRTTSTSMAPPAWSTVIAQYDKQCLRIVHRLNEAVEAMLSECLQSLADYKEHAEQVELKRRRGVEEICQRLRSELDSSLRRLQRVEDVALGDVQEAREHFGDRLRLKAKMPFLADAAPFQLAVRDACAEVVRHATHVFPHPSTPADAEAALDVIVRNVLRCSTAFTLQSLDPLSSSDVNAHATSVAACGGSSSSPQLTGLVPMSPLTSPLVYESPAAASFCSLTGSLGKEEVLDCGPASVHLLQGSRGTTPVSSSQQQQQSTRPSSLRGSATLTAMPVNRNRGGDGRRGGGGSNLLRPHKRTRSTATSSTSSGRGVPRDSNASIRSLRNIDRDTDARSREGRL comes from the coding sequence ATGTCGTCGTCTAGCATCAAGGTGGCGGTCCGCTGCCGCCCACTCTTTGGGCAGGAGCGTCCGGCCGGCGGCCTCGATATTCAGAACCGCCGCATCTTGCTTGACTCCAAGACGTACGACCCGGACTTCACCTTCTCGCCTGCGTCGACGCAGGAGGATGTCTTCCAGGCATGCCGACCGATCCTGCAATGTGTGAAGGAGGGCATGAACGGCACGATTATGGTCTACGGTCAGACCGGCACCGGCAAGACGTACACCATGCTTGGCAGAGAGGGCGGCGAGCATGGCCTGGTGCACATGGTAGTGGCGAACATGCTGGAGCATGTCCAGCAGAAGACGGTGGATGGAGCACAGTGCGCGCTGACGCTTTCCATGATCGAGATCTACAACGAGCGTCTCACTGACATGCTCAGCCCCAatggggaggaagaggtgacACTCATCTCCGGCTTCCCACGCTTCACCCACAAGGCGACGCTGTGCCGAGTCAACGACACCATCGAAACTATCCAGCGTGGCCTGTCATGGCGCCACACGGCGGCAACGCTGATGAATgaacgcagcagccgctcgcACGTCGTCTTCATCTTCGACATGGAGGAGTACAACGCCTTCACGGAGCAGACCGATGTAGCGCATCTATTCATGATTGACCTGGCCGGGTCAGAGAGCTTGAAGAAGTCGCAGGCCTCTGGAGTGGCGGCTGGCGAAGCCGGCAAGATCAACAAGTCGCTACTAGCCTTGAAGAGCGTCTTCCTCGCGCTGTCCAACACGAACGAGGCGACGCGACCCAACCACGTGCCGTACCGCGACTCGAAGCTGACAGAGATGCTACAAGACTCCATCGGCGGCACCGCTCGGACGCTCATGATCGCCTGCATCTCGTCCGTTGGCCGCGACATCGAGGAGACCAAGTCGACCCTACTCTACGCCGTTAAGGCTCGCAGCATCCGCAATGCCGCCAacacggagaaggagaagttGCTTGTCCGGCTGCGCTCGATGGAGGTCGAAAACCAGAAGCTGCGCAACCGTCTGCAGGAACGGGTGAGCGAGCGGGGTGGGTACTACGTATCGAAGGAGGAGCATGAGCAGacgcaggaggtggcggagtcgTACGACAAGCtcaaggaggcggtggagcagctcatGCAGGACCGCCAGAGCAGTGACGCGCGGCAGCATATATGGGAGTCTCAGGTAAAAGTGCTGCAAGGGCTGTTGGTGgacaaggaggcggagctgcagaacTTCAAGGAGGTGTACCATGAAGCTCTGAAGCGCTTCGAGTATCAGGCAACCATACTCCAACGAATGGTGCGCGGCGGGGTCGCGGAGGCCAAGGACGTAGTAAAGTCCTCCTTCGCGGACAACTACGCGCGTCTCCATGCGTGGCGCACCGAACTGCTCaacgcgctggaggagccCGTTCCCACCActctgccgtcgctgccgcctcctctcccccacgccTGTTCTCCGCagagcgacgccgctgctggaacAGCAGTAGTGAATGAGGAGTCGGTGCAATATCAGAAGGCAGACGAGAGCGCCTCCCGGTGCGCACTAAACGTCGTTGAGGCGACGACGCCAGatcggcgcagctgcacgccgcctccctcgcaGGCCCTCCTCAGTGGTGGAACGCAGTCGCTGTCACAGCCAACAGGTAGTCGTGGCATCGCAGGCCTCGTCCCAAGTGGATCCCCCTCGCGGACAGCcgtagcagctgctgcggtctcTCAACCCGGTCGGACCATGGTTGCAACCGCTCCCTACTCTGCACGCTGTAGCACCGCGTTACCTCTCCAGCGCGGTAGCGCCACGTCGGGTGCACTGTCGGCATCAGTGAGTCCGACACGCCGCGCCGGCCGTCCtcggggcggcggcggcggcatcgcaACCAACAGCGGCCCTCGCCGCTGTTTCGCAGGCAACAATAGCGCCACTAGTGCTCTTCGAGGGAGCGGCGCTCCGCCGATGACACTACTGCCCGCCACCGCTATCACTGAAGTGCTGACACAGGACGGTAGCGAGGAATACCGCGTCTCGACGATGACCACCAACGTGGTggccgcgccagcgccactgcccGTATCGCGAACCACGAGCACCTCCatggcgccgccggcgtgGTCCACCGTGATAGCGCAGTACGACAAGCAGTGCCTCCGCATTGTGCACCGGCTGaacgaggcggtggaggcaaTGCTTAGTGAGTGCCTGCAGTCCTTAGCCGACTACAAGGAGCACGCGGAGCAGGTGGAGCTCAAGCGGCGACGCGGTGTCGAAGAAATCTGTCAGCGTCTACGCAGTGAACTAGACTCAAGCCTGAGACGACTGCAACGAGTGGAGGACGTAGCGCTCGGCGACGTGCAGGAGGCACGTGAACACTTTGGCGATCGACTCCGGCTGAAGGCCAAAATGCCGTTCTTGGCGGACGCGGCGCCGTTCCAGTTGGCGGTACGTGACGCGTGTGCAGAAGTCGTACGACACGCCACCCACGTCTTTCCCCACCCGAGCACCCCCGCCGATGCCGAGGCAGCGTTAGACGTTATTGTGCGCAatgtgctgcgctgcagtacTGCCTTCACCCTTCAGTCCTTGGACCCACTGTCGTCGAGCGACGTCAACGCCCACGCTACCTCGGTCGCGGCGTGTGGCGGTAGTAGCAGCAGTCCACAGCTGACTGGCCTCGTACCAATGTCACCCCTGACGTCCCCTCTCGTGTACGAgtcaccagcagcggcgtcttTCTGCTCCCTGACAGGCTCGCTTGGTAAGGAAGAGGTGCTAGACTGCGGCCCTGCGAGTGTTCACCTCTTGCAGGGGTCTCGAGGGACGACGCCCGTATCCTCgtcacagcaacagcagcagagtacgcggccgtcgtcgctgcgcgGCAGTGCGACACTCACAGCGATGCCGGTGAACCGCAAccgcggcggtgatggccgtcgtggtggcggtggtagcaACCTACTGAGGCCTCACAAGCGAACACGCAGTACTGCCACCTCTTCGACATCTTCTGGGAGAGGAGTGCCGCGCGACAGCAACGCGTCAATCCGGTCTCTGAGAAACATAGACAGAGATACGGACGCGCGCAGTCGAGAGGGCAGGCTTTAG
- a CDS encoding hypothetical protein (TriTrypDB/GeneDB-style sysID: LpmP.25.2020) — protein sequence MNLQPFRIVQPLSRILHRTMHQMLCEPQRTLPVAVTDALITYSLYEQVPHAELLEALLAGLKQAQHAEAVLTSDNLFVPLKAVRRTLAGVQNFPFTTAELKALKRDVEVSVVRDITRLSTDDLSSADVGLLWGCATQCSHWDCVEELLRHFPLSSTLSLQSPAEYRDLVMGVCTPQFVSQTHPRSIYGEGAVAAALAGRGDAAPPVRHAETFIQRILGAEKVGQRCREALVASSLSLLVNGGSAADPTALEERDLHAITCVMFAAALNLQCDVPGCSTLAFPFSAAEWAQYVGSTDRSAIGSSTTQCVLPSTIGGLSLPGWYRRVVALHQRSVPDVARASFSAAVASDLLRLYQRVDTESLESFFFSFLPLVIAAAPHMDCRTVLRGYHNDVMLKLFGATSSASSATNNDGNRAVATGQRGRWTAKEASALATPVLDTNATSCAISADMAMRVMLAEVCVQERGKPLPEAHVPAMESMLRTVVGHLRYHLHGEPRYHTRPRRTVTAGELPASLWRAWNSQRTSLLATVLSEVQERMSGSAGQRSSARALMDLVGQGLQLLRPLISMEVIDERGTARMVTHLLSSGRDAALEVGGASYEVELQSFAVQHTQDGFTRTDVATIVQAMEEHRDHGSNNGGAEGDAKVHRILEGLKAAEQTLPLRSWS from the coding sequence ATGAACCTTCAACCGTTTCGTATCGTGCAGCCGCTCTCCCGCATCCTTCATCGCACCATGCATCAGATGCTGTGTGAGCCCCAGCGAACCTTACCAGTCGCAGTGACCGACGCGCTCATCACGTACTCTCTCTACGAGCAGGTGCCACacgcggagctgctggaggcccTTCTAGCTGGGCTGAAGCAGGCACAGCATGCAGAGGCCGTGCTAACCAGCGACAACCTTTTTGTGCCCTTGAAAGCGGTGCGGCGCACACTCGCCGGTGTGCAGAATTTTCCCTTCACCACAGCTGAGCTGAAGGCGTTGAAGCGCGACGTTGAGGTGAGTGTGGTGCGAGATATCACGCGACTCTCCACGGACGACCTCTCATCTGCCGACGTAGGGCTGCTCTGGGGGTGCGCCACGCAGTGCTCCCACTGGGACTGCGTGGAGGAGCTACTCCGGCACTTCCCGCTGTCGAGTACGCTCAGCTTGCAGAGCCCGGCTGAGTACCGCGATTTGGTGATGGGAGTGTGCACTCCTCAGTTTGTATCGCAGACTCATCCGCGCAGTATTTACGGCGAAGGCgcggtcgctgcggcgctcgcggggaggggagacgcGGCCCCTCCTGTGCGCCACGCTGAAACATTCATCCAACGCATTCTCGGCGCTGAGAAGGTGGGCCAACGATGCCGCGAGGCGCTTGTGGCAAGCTCGCTGTCGCTCCTCGTGAATGGCGGCTCGGCAGCAGACCCGACAGCCCTAGAAGAGCGAGACCTTCACGCCATCACGTGCGTCAtgttcgctgccgccctcaACCTGCAGTGTGACGTACCGGGCTGCTCGACCCtcgcctttcccttctccgcGGCTGAGTGGGCGCAGTACGTCGGTAGTACGGACAGAAGTGCaatcggcagcagcactactCAGTGTGTTCTGCCGAGCACGATTGGAGGACTCTCGCTTCCTGGGTGGTACCGTCGAGTGGTCGCCCTGCATCAGCGCTCCGTTCCGGACGTTGCGCGTGCCTCCTTctcggctgctgtggcgagcGACTTGCTGCGGCTGTACCAGCGCGTCGATACAGAGTCGCTGGagtccttcttcttctcattcctgccgctggtgatcgctgcggcgccgcacaTGGACTGCAGGACTGTCTTGCGTGGCTATCACAACGACGTTATGTTGAAACTTTTTGGGGCCActtcctctgcttcttctGCCACCAACAATGATGGAAATCGCGCTGTGGCGACGGGGCAACGCGGGAGGTGGACAGCCAAGGAGGCCTCGGCTTTGGCAACCCCAGTGCTTGACACTAATGCCACTTCCTGTGCAATCTCCGCTGATATGGCCATGCGAGTTATGCTGGCGGAGGTGTGCGTccaggaaagggggaagccgctgccggaggCCCACGTCCCCGCAATGGAGTCCATGCTGCGCACCGTGGTGGGCCATCTACGCTATCACCTGCATGGTGAACCGCGGTACCACACGAGACCGCGGCGCACCGTCACTGCCGGCGAACTTCCGGCGTCGCTGTGGAGAGCATGGAATTCGCAACGCACCTCGCTGCTTGCGACTGTGCTCAGTGAGGTCCAGGAGCGCATGTCCGGAAGTGCTGGTCAGAGATCATCGGCGAGAGCCCTCATGGACCTTGTGGGGCAGGgccttcagctgctccgtCCACTCATATCGATGGAAGTCATCGACGAACGTGGAACTGCGCGAATGGTGACCCACCTCTTGTCTTCTGGCAGAGATGCTGCGCTGGAGGTTGGCGGTGCCTCGTACGAGGTAGAGCTGCAGTCCTttgcggtgcagcacacgcAAGATGGCTTTACGCGTACCGATGTGGCGACCATCGTGCAAGCCATGGAGGAGCACAGGGACCACGGCTCCAATAACGGTGGTGCTGAGGGGGATGCGAAGGTGCACCGCATTTTGGAGGGGCTAAAGGCGGCAGAACAGACGTTACCGCTGCGGTCGTGGTCATAG
- a CDS encoding phosphopantothenate--cysteine ligase, putative (TriTrypDB/GeneDB-style sysID: LpmP.25.1980) has protein sequence MSPQGRLPDLIVIHTHLLLRHTPLSLLRSPPHTHTPPQVHSHSHPARSSETTKMQEVVDAFYAENISAEDQARLSAHQDTLISFLEGVTRSHPDCPGIAYITSGGTTVPLEVNAVRFITNFSSGGRGAYLVETLAERGWACVLLHHRTAVRPFRRALDELSTAQLFDAIASTTGAEFTPAPAQKAEVLHAAELYHRTKDLVHYIAFDTVIEYVFLLEVVSRALCGTAVPQVLQQRPCLFFAAAAVSDYYVPLPKMSREKISGGDELTLHLLSVPKVLLLVQQEWLHRAAPGATQPFIVTFKLETSEEAMKRKAISNLHAYRCDAVVANILPSYKEWVLIYTKDSDDSAPLLVRCEAAKTIEAALCDMFIPLSRR, from the coding sequence ATGTCGCCGCAAGGTCGCTTACCCGACCTCATCGTCATTCACACTCACCTCCTACTGCGGCAcacgcctctttctctccttcgctcccccccccacacacacacgcctccgCAAGTGCACAGTCACTCCCATCCTGCTCGCAGCAGTGAGACCACTAAAATGCAAGAGGTGGTGGACGCCTTCTACGCCGAGAACATATCGGCCGAAGACCAGGCGCGGCTGTCGGCTCACCAGGACACCCTAATCTCATTCCTTGAAGGCGTGACTCGCTCTCACCCTGACTGCCCCGGCATCGCTTACATCACAAGCGGTGGCACAACTGTGCCTCTCGAGGTGAACGCCGTCCGCTTCATCACGAACTTCAGCAGTGGAGGCCGTGGCGCATACTTGGTTGAGACGCTGGCGGAGCGCGGGTGGgcctgcgtgctgctgcaccaccgcaccgccgtTAGGCCCTTTCGACGCGCACTTGACGAGTTGAGTACTGCGCAGCTCTTTGACGCCATAGCATCGACAACGGGGGCTGAGTTCACACCGGCACCAGCGCAGAAGGCTGAGGTGCTGCACGCCGCGGAGCTCTACCACCGCACGAAGGACCTCGTTCACTACATCGCCTTCGACACTGTCATCGAGTACGTATTTCTTCTTGAGGTTGTCTCGCGCGCGCTgtgcggcaccgctgttccacaggtgctgcagcaacgcccATGCTTGTTCttcgcggcggccgccgtgTCGGACTACTACGTGCCGCTCCCCAAAATGTCAAGAGAGAAGATCAGCGGAGGGGATGAGCTAACGCTGCATCTGTTGAGCGTGCCAAAGGTTCTCCTACTGGTCCAGCAAGAGTGGCTTCACCGTGCGGCGCCAGGCGCGACGCAGCCGTTCATCGTTACCTTCAAGCTAGAGACGTCTGAGGAGGCCATGAAGCGCAAGGCGATCAGCAACCTGCATGCGTACCGCTGCGACGCCGTTGTGGCAAACATTCTGCCGAGCTACAAGGAGTGGGTGCTGATCTACACGAAggacagcgacgacagcgctCCACTGCTCGTGCGGTGTGAAGCGGCGAAGACGATCGAGGCCGCCCTCTGTGACATGTTTATTCCCCTCTCCCGGCGGTAA
- a CDS encoding hypothetical protein (TriTrypDB/GeneDB-style sysID: LpmP.25.2010), giving the protein MAARLLEPTHGSAAGLTPNVLIISGFPWYTSELAVHRYLTDIYPAAEPVTTRLYTNPTNGASRGHCFVEYNLPPSSAAPSTSAVAATTAKAWSGADLGATAGVSTVQGSSGGDGAVDALLPPVLREVKRRVEEQPYECIYLKAHAYVLTSKRWSRAGRLPELPTDPSAVRWHGRAGVLVGYGDEGFLVRAGRELGLPNTVTADGQVQLEQLRKRLRTTSARRASGHLSAE; this is encoded by the coding sequence ATGGCGGCTCGTCTGCTCGAGCCTACGCATGGCAGTGCGGCAGGCCTGACGCCTAACGTGCTCATTATATCGGGTTTCCCGTGGTACACGAGCGAGCTGGCGGTGCACCGTTACCTCACGGATATCTACCCGGCTGCGGAGCCTGTGACCACGCGGCTCTACACGAACCCCACAAATGGCGCAAGCAGGGGGCACTGCTTTGTGGAGTACAATCTGCCACCCTcctccgcggcgccgtccacctccgccgtcgcagcaacaacagcgaaaGCCTGGAGCGGCGCCGATCTGGGAGCCACAGCCGGCGTCTCCACCGTGCaggggagcagcggcggtgatggtgcggtggacgcgctgctgccgcctgtTCTCCGTGAGGTGAAGCGGCGCGTTGAGGAGCAGCCATACGAATGCATCTACTTGAAGGCGCACGCCTACGTCCTGACTTCGAAGCGGTGGAGTCGCGCCGGCCGGCTCCCTGAGTTGCCCACGGACCCCTCGGCAGTTCGCTGGCATGGCAGGGCGGGCGTCCTTGTCGGCTATGGCGATGAAGGTTTCTTAGTGCGTGCCGGGCGGGAACTGGGTCTACCGAATACAGTGACAGCCGACGGGCAGGTtcagctggagcagctgcgcaagcgcctGCGCACAACGTCTGCTCGCCGTGCATCGGGTCACCTCTCCGCCGAGTAG